From one Coffea eugenioides isolate CCC68of chromosome 11, Ceug_1.0, whole genome shotgun sequence genomic stretch:
- the LOC113751361 gene encoding probable ascorbate-specific transmembrane electron transporter 2, which produces MALKSSSYQTSATPISLFAHLVFIAIFVLVLVWLLKFREGLSFTSDNKPKLFNLHPLFMVIGFVLISGQAIMTYKTFPATRKRQKLIHMTLNFIALLAAIVGLYAVFQYHHDLGIPHVYTLHSWFGISTASLFFLQWLFGFFTFGVRARDSTTRANLAPWHVLLGMVIFSMAILSAVTGLIEKFTFMSLRRGQEALIVNFTGLLIFLFGVSVGCTVLLPRSY; this is translated from the exons ATGGCACTCAAAAGCAGTTCCTACCAAACTTCTGCAACGCCAATTTCATTGTTTGCTCACTTGGTCTTCATAGCAATCTTCGTTCTTGTGCTGGTTTGGCTTCTCAAATTCAGGGAAGGGCTTTCCTTCACATCAGATAACAAGCCGAAGCTTTTCAAT CTGCACCCCTTGTTTATGGTCATTGGCTTTGTCTTAATCTCAGGACAAG CAATCATGACATACAAGACTTTCCCAGCAACGAGAAAGAGACAGAAATTGATTCACATGACTTTGAATTTCATTGCTCTTCTTGCTGCCATCGTGGGATTGTATGCAGTTTTTCAGTACCATCATGACCTTGGAATCCCGCATGTGTATACCTTGCACTCTTGGTTTGGCATTTCTACTGCCAGCTTATTTTTTTTGCAG TGGCTGTTTGGCTTCTTTACCTTTGGGGTCCGAGCCAGAGACTCCACAACTAGAGCAAATTTAGCACCATGGCATGTCCTGCTTGGCATGGTTATATTTTCCATGGCAATATTGAGTGCTGTGACCGGCTTGATTGAGAAATTCACCTTCATGAGCTTAAGAAGGGGGCAAGAAGCATTGATTGTCAACTTCACTGGCCTCCTCATCTTCCTTTTTGGAGTATCTGTTGGCTGCACTGTTCTTCTTCCAAGAAGTTATTAA
- the LOC113753582 gene encoding probable transmembrane ascorbate ferrireductase 3 produces MDGYLYWRPASRLTVLAHLFGIIAIVLLLVWLLHFREGMNLDSDNPFRIFNVHPFLMFFGFIFLAGEAMMAYKTVLAARNVQKVAHMFLHLVAITLGIVGLHAVFKFHDRANIRNLYSLHSWIGIGTFSLYILQWLFGFITFMIPQSSIDGRARAVPWHISGGRALLYMAICAAETGLMEKVTFLELQHGRETLLVNFLGLAILLFGITVDVSVALARYR; encoded by the exons ATGGACGGGTACTTGTATTGGCGACCTGCTTCACGTCTGACAGTTCTAGCACATTTATTTGGTATAATAGCCATAGTTCTTTTGCTTGTTTGGCTGCTGCATTTTCGTGAGGGAATGAATCTTGATTCCGACAATCCATTCCGCATTTTCAAT GTTCATCCATTTCTGATGTTTTTCGGCTTCATATTTCTAGCTGGAGAAG CAATGATGGCTTACAAGACAGTACTAGCAGCAAGAAACGTGCAGAAGGTTGCTCATATGTTCCTTCACTTGGTAGCGATCACTTTGGGGATTGTTGGATTACACGCTGTGTTCAAATTCCATGACAGGGCCAACATAAGGAATTTGTACAGCTTACATTCCTGGATAGGCATCGGCACCTTCTCCCTCTACATTTTACAG TGGTTATTTGGGTTCATTACGTTCATGATTCCACAATCCTCGATCGACGGTAGGGCGAGGGCAGTCCCATGGCATATTTCTGGTGGTAGAGCACTGTTGTACATGGCAATCTGTGCAGCAGAGACAGGATTGATGGAGAAAGTAACATTTTTGGAACTACAACATGGCAGAGAAACTCTATTGGTTAACTTTCTTGGACTGGCAATTCTTCTATTTGGAATTACGGTTGATGTTTCTGTTGCGCTTGCACGTTATCGATAA
- the LOC113753023 gene encoding protein OBERON 3 encodes MMKEKENSSESENKNQNKNIISEEKGKNNENPDVKNGFLEKGIDFLRESSEKIMRNFEGSGSVSGVPCESRKSGNSGAQELTLSYLCENAKDGGASGKNLFDKIGCNGAGGSSYKGKEIVVSEDQNEENNRWVERDFLHLNENRGISCKREVEENGENEVEIREKKPRMETLNLSLALPDVSLSLAGSNRVLNGDHTVQNGDFPSRLRSSRSVQSLEPANNITRTATTYSNDFSAASMSYSYSHPYSHNPSCSLTRNSTEYYEYSTGSHRRDCDQIWNAGEGTNGSVHSRFRPIGDGTVALSNPGPGGVTLGNCVVNKDTGNNSIHRATSSDNISFFPSELPARPRLDAQSGDSRGRGSENFRGLESLDGGRARKPSRPERILREIVSESISVMSQIVQELPEETIESTKEYLKNLIAKPERKDELMGLQSRLDRRSDLTSETLSKAHKIQLDILVAIKMGLAAYLSSKICLPTSELIDIFLLERCRNINCKRLLPVDDCDCKICSTKKGFCSECMCPVCLKFDCAANTCSWVGCDVCSHWCHATCGIEKNLIRPGPSLKGPSGTTEMQFNCLGCGHASEMFGFVKDVYMNCAREWGLETLIKELDCVRKIFRGSEDRKGKELHLKADEMLSKLQSKVLSPLDACGFIFQFFNYADAFPDLTTLTIPSKDVPSQVSLRNDVSAFPASNILFGKSSFSCLGSSSGRKDMLPVDLHQNDVKTPLVVENKMIEDEWSVKPLKKDGFDSLESIVLVKEAEARMFQGRADEARSEAEGFRRMIRMKFEKLEEEYAEKLAKLCLQETEDRRRKKFEELKILEGSHCDYYQMKMRMHAEIGGLLKRMEATKQQWV; translated from the exons ATGatgaaagagaaagagaattCAAGTGAGTCAGAGAACAAGAACCAGAATAAGAATATTATTAGtgaggaaaagggaaaaaataatGAGAACCCAGATgtgaaaaatggatttttagAAAAGGGTATTGATTTTTTGAGAGAATCATCTGAGAAAATTATGAGAAATTTTGAGGGTTCTGGTTCTGTATCGGGTGTTCCTTGTGAGTCTAGAAAGAGTGGAAATTCTGGTGCTCAAGAGCTTACTCTAAGCTATCTTTGTGAGAATGCTAAAGATGGTGGTGCTTCTGGTAAAAATTTGTTTGACAAGATAGGGTGTAATGGAGCTGGTGGAAGTAGTTATAAAGGGAAAGAGATAGTTGTTTCTGAGGATcaaaatgaggaaaataataggTGGGTTGAGAGGGATTTTCTTCATTTGAATGAGAATAGGGGGATTTCTTGTAAGAGAGAAGTTGAAGAAAATGGGGAAAACGAGGTAGAGATTAGGGAAAAGAAGCCTAGGATGGAAACATTGAATCTGTCTTTAGCTCTGCCTGATGTTTCGCTGTCTTTAGCTGGGTCGAATAGAGTTCTAAACGGGGATCACACCGTTCAGAATGGCGATTTCCCTTCTCGCTTGAGGTCTAGTAGGAGTGTGCAGTCGCTTGAACCAGCGAATAACATTACAAGGACTGCAACAACttattcaaatgatttttcagCAGCCTCGATGTCTTACTCTTACTCCCATCCTTATTCCCACAATCCAAGCTGCTCACTCACGAGGAATTCAACAGAGTATTATGAATACTCCACAGGGAGTCATAGGAGGGACTGTGATCAGATTTGGAATGCTGGAGAGGGGACTAATGGGTCGGTCCATAGCCGGTTTAGGCCTATTGGTGATGGAACTGTGGCATTGTCTAATCCTGGTCCTGGAGGTGTTACACTGGGGAATTGTGTGGTGAATAAGGATACAGGTAATAATAGCATACATAGGGCTACAAGTTCTGAtaatatttcattttttccatCTGAGCTGCCTGCAAGGCCGAGGTTGGATGCTCAATCAGGTGATTCTAGGGGAAGAGGCTCTGAGAATTTTAGAGGTTTGGAGAGTTTGGATGGAGGAAGAGCTCGTAAGCCTTCTAGGCCTGAGAGGATACTTCGAGAAATTGTCTCGGAGTCTATTTCTGTCATGTCTCAGATAGTTCAGGAGCTCCCTGAGGAAACTATTGAATCTACAAAAGAGTACTTGAAGAATCTCATAGCAAAACCTGAGAGGAAAGATGAATTGATGGGCCTCCAGAGCAGGCTTGATAGGCGGTCTGATCTGACCAGTGAAACTCTTTCCAAGGCTCACAAAATCCAACTTGACATTTTGGTTGCAATCAAAATGGGTCTTGCAGCCTATTTATCAAGCAAGATTTGCCTTCCTACTTCCGAACTGATCGATATATTCTTGCTTGAGCGGTGTCGAAATATAAATTGCAAGAGGCTATTACCTGTTGATGACTGTGACTGCAAGATTTGCTCAACAAAGAAAGGATTCTGCAGTGAATGCATGTGTCCTGTTTGTCTCAAATTTGACTGTGCTGCCAACACCTGCAGTTGGGTTGGCTGTGATGTCTGCTCGCATTGGTGTCACGCTACTTGTGGCATTGAGAAAAATCTGATAAGGCCAGGTCCTAGCTTGAAGGGACCATCTGGGACAACTGAGATGCAGTTTAACTGTCTTGGTTGTGGTCATGCTTCAGAGATGTTTGGGTTTGTTAAGGATGTATATATGAATTGTGCAAGGGAATGGGGCCTAGAGACCCTTATAAAAGAGCTTGACTGTGTTAGGAAAATCTTTCGTGGTAGTGAGGATCGAAAAGGCAAGGAGCTCCATCTTAAGGCTGATGAGATGCTTTCCAAGTTACAGAGCAAGGTGCTGTCGCCTTTAGATGCATGCGGTTTCATCTTTCAGTTCTTCAATT ATGCAGATGCATTCCCAGACCTTACCACTTTGACTATTCCTTCAAAGGATGTGCCTAGTCAGGTTAGCCTTAGGAATGATGTGTCTGCTTTTCCAGCATCAAACATTCTTTTTGGAAAATCTTCCTTCTCTTGTTTGGGCTCTTCAAGCGGAAGAAAAGATATGTTACCTGTTGATCTTCATCAAAATGATGTGAAAACTCCTCTCGTAGTTGAGAATAAGATGATTGAGGATGAATGGTCTGTGAAGCCATTGAAGAAAGATGGTTTTGACAGTTTGGAAAGCATTGTGCTGGTAAAAGAAGCAGAAGCCAGGATGTTCCAGGGCCGAGCAGATGAGGCACGGAGTGAGGCAGAGGGTTTCAGACGAATGATTaggatgaaatttgaaaaattagaagAGGAGTATGCTGAGAAGCTTGCTAAACTCTGCTTGCAGGAAACTGAGGACAGGCGGAGGAAAAAGTTTGAGGAGCTCAAAATTTTAGAAGGCTCGCATTGTGATTACTACCAAATGAAGATGAGGATGCATGCCGAGATTGGTGGCTTGTTGAAGAGAATGGAGGCAACGAAACAACAATGGGTCTAA